The following is a genomic window from Anas acuta chromosome 3, bAnaAcu1.1, whole genome shotgun sequence.
AGATTATGTGCTATCACATTCAGCGTGCTGTTAGATTTCTCCAGGAGGCGAGCTCAGCTTCAGCTTCTTTCAATTCAatctaaataattttaaatttcatttcagtcatAATTAATAATATTGATTTTAATCCAGGCCATCCTTCTTGCCTTGATATGACCCCGGAGCTTGTTGCTATGATTAAGACTTATCCTTGGCAATGTATGGAGTGTAAAACATGCATTATATGTGGGCAgcctcaccatgaagaagaaATGATGTTCTGTGATGTATGTGACCGTGGTTATCACACTTTTTGTGTGGGGCTTGACGCTATCCCCTCAGGTAATAAAGAGTTAATTgttcccttcccacctcctccaAGTCATGGGGTTTCTCTGTCAAAATACACGCGTTGCTTTTGAAAGAAGAGTTTAAAATCAGTGTGAAGGGTAAAAATAAGCAATAGTGTTGGAAAGCATCCACACACCAGGGattgagaattttttttaataagctttatttctgtgtatttggtTTTGCACAGTTTAACCTGGCATTTCCTGTATAGGAAATATAATTGGCTTTTACAACAGAATCCAAACAGGCTCCCTCAGAGCgattttttctaatatttccaGAGAATACTGAGAATAATTACCTCTTTTCATAAAAGAAACATGTAAAGAGGCCTGTATTGCTGCATATTGCTGGATAATAGCTTTCACATTAACGAAGtttgttatttcagtttctaaatTTAAAAGTATGCTCAATTTAgcatttgtaaacatttttaaaccCCTTcgttcccatttttttcttaaatgtaaaaGCTGGAAGTACCTCAGTGTCAGGTAGCCTGTACTTCTAAATTACCTGGCCACTCATATCACCTGGCCAACTCAAGGCAGTGTAAAGAAAACTTCAGATGTAAGTGACTGATAGCAGTGACACTAAATAAATCACCAGTAAGCTCATGATAAAGTACTTGGTGACAATATTCCTCGTAACTACTACCTCAAATATATTGTATATTCCCATTTAGAGAAGTACAGGGAGCTTGCTGTTGCTTTACTCCAGGTTATGTGGTTGACTCGACTTTCAGACTGACCTACAGACAGAATCTAAGCAAAATAATTATAGTCctacaaaactaaaaaaaaaaaaaagcaaagcagcttttATGATTCCAGCTGTTGTAATATAAATAGTTAATATCTGTGCTCAACCCTTTATTGTTCCCTCCATAAATGGGTTTTAGTACAAGGTCTAGTGCTGAACCTCTGCCAGCAGTTTAATCTGTGCTGCCTGACTGCACTGAAATAACTGACTCTGGTTTGGGGAATAGGACCCACTACCCTGTGGCACAATAGCAACATTCTCCAACTGCCATTCATTTCTGCTGTGAGTTACTGCCCATAACCTTGAACTGTGGCCACTCATCTGAAAATCTTCACTTGCAACCTCATGGTTTGTCTCTTCTTTCCTAATAACCATTGCATTAGCAGTGCTGGCACTTACTCCTTGAGCCCCATAAACATCAGTGTAGCCAATTGTTACATGCACTGAGTCTGCAAGGGATGGTGAATTTGACATGGTGTTTTCTGTACCTTTTAGAAAAGATGcttgaattttaaagaaaaacactggtTGTGTACATGAAAGGAAGTACTAGGAACAGATGAGCACCTACTGAAATGGTGAAAGGTACATAACTAGATGAGTGAATAAAAAAGGTAGCTTCCCAATAATTGACAACTTTCTTTTCTTAGGTCGCTGGATTTGTGATTGTTGTCAGAAAGACTCTCCCGTAcccagaagaggaggaagaagggggaaaaacagcAAGGAGGGCTAAGCCCCACTCtccccccttaaaaaaaaaacaaaaacaacttgcTGTCCAAAATTTAACTGCACAAATTAAAGTGATATTTTGGTGCTATTTAACCAACCACTTTAAGAGGAAcaataccactttttttttctttttaccaaaTAAACTCTTAATTTTGgctatataattatttttgtgataTAAAAGTCACTAATCATGTCCTGTCAGCTATCTAGACAGAGAAGTCAGATTcccactgaaaaagaaaaggctttcacTAATGAAACTTAAATTGTACATGCACCGTTtgtataaaattataataacaTTCTTGTTTATTTCAGTGCACTCATCAGTAAgctctgtgaaaagaaaattacagagcaattttaaatatacactACTTGCATAGCAATTGATTATCTTGAAAGACTCaaccaaagcaaaaaatacTCCTGGAAAAACTAACTTTCAGGGAAGAGTGAGCATGATCTGACCTTCTTACAATATACTGCAACTTCCTTTCAGCAaaaattttctttgcaagctAAGGACTTGTTCATATAAATGTACCCCAAAAAAAAGATTGtgtaaacatcttttgaaaagaaaaaaaatcacaaaaagctGTAAAGGGAGGTGTAAAAACCTCTCAAGCTTAATATCCTATATACTGCATTGCCTTCAATGAGGAATGAGAATGTCATATTGACAAGTAACAACAGCTGAAGGCTTCCCTTCCCTATAGTAATATCGAAGTAACATGTACTCGATTCAGGTCGTGGATTTGCAGAGGTGCTGAGTGACCGGACAGGCTTCTTCTTACAGATGGTTGATGGGATGCAGAGCACAAACAGTCAAAATACAGACCATCTGTCCCCTTAGGTGATTGTTTGGTTTTCCCTTCCGTCACCCTAGGCTCCTCAGCTTGACTGCACTCTAAAGCCACTGCTAATTAGTTTTACCGAAGATACCTGGCAGAGAAAGAGTAGATTTTAAATATGCTCAAGATTGAGAGGGGGCACTGAAGTGCAGCTGTTTGTATTTTGCtctttataaaataatgatagaaaataaaggattagggctgattttttttcctaagcaccTGTTCAGAGATTCCAAACTCTACATTCATCTTTAAGCCCTGATCTCTAAAGTTGAATACTGCAAATACTGTGCTTGCTGCTCATTTTACATGTAGGGCAGGATTTTAcaatataaaatcaaatatggctttttccccctcaccccccactTTCTTTCTGGTTCAGGAAACACAACAAAGAGTATTAAATATTACACAAAGTTATTAATGTTCAATTTCACAGGCTGAAATTTGATTTAGTCCAGTGTAtgtgaatttaaaaaagaatttcaagtaTTAATTTCAAGATTCCAATAAGTATAGTCCAGAAAACAGACTCTTCATCCTGAGATTCATCTTCTGTGGTGTGTGAGTATTTCTGGTTTGCCTCCATCTCCTCTGGGTTGTAAGAAGCCTCGCCAAAAGGATACTGTACAACTGTTCGATCGTAGTAGACCTTCATTTCAAACTCACTCTCCAGGTGAGAGGGGTGACCATAAATCCCTATTCCCACCGGGCGGCGGAAGTGTGCTGGTACGTGGACAACATCTTGGCCACAAGTTACGGACTGTAATTCGTACTCGTCAAAGCTGGGGTGAAGAGTTATATCAGATACGTACAAATCCGCATCACCTTTTAAACTCTGCATCTGAAGTACTATCTTTCCCTCGTGATTTAGTCTCAAGTAGCTGTAGTTTCCCGCTCCAATCTGACCTTGAACAACGTGAAGAAGCAGCCATTCTTCAGGTACATCTTCTTCCTCAAAGGTCTTTGCCACAAATAGTACTTGAGCTGCCACAAATATTACCAGGACTCTCCTCCAGCGTGCTGCCATGGCTATAAGTTTTACTCTGATTCCTCCTACTGTCACATGCGCTACCCTGCAAATACAAAAGAATTTAGATTTAGTATACTCCGTTCCTGGAAGGAATCaggttttttggttttaatttggtAATTTTTAGAAATCCTCTCTAGTTCATAGGAAGTTAAGCAACTTCAATTAAGTacattcattaatttttttccttttatttaaaaaaaaaaacagttaagaaaCCACCCTGTTGCTAAGTTCAGAGCTCTGTTTGGTAGGATTTAAATGACCTCAGAAAACAGTTCAGGTGCAAATCCAGGTGCATGTGTGAAGCAGAATGCATTGTGACCTCCAGTAGGAAGGGAGCTAGAACTAAAGACAGATCATCTACTGAGATATATGCTAAATATACTAAGTTGTCGCTCTACAGCATGGATTATTTCTATGACCAAATTTGGCATATTTTCACTGACAAACTGCATTTACTTTCATAAAGTTTTTGTTACCTTACAAATGCTCAGCTCTTTACAGCACTTGCCTACAAAACAGCCAGCTCAAGTTGCTGGGACCGTGGGCAGAGGGAAAGGGCTGTTACAAAACAAAGGCCCTTGTGCCCTTTCCCCCTTGTTGCACACTCCCAGCCGAGCAGCCTGAGCATGCCCACAGCACTCCAGTCCTTTCAACAGCTGCACAAAGTGCACGTGAACAAAGCAGCAAGCTCTGAATTTTGTCAAAGCTTTTCAAAGCATACAGGTGACTGAATTTTACATGCTGGTCTTGGTCAAGTGTGGGAACTGGAAGTACATGCACCTTGATGTTTCAGATGAAGATTTCCGCTCCCTCACGCCTTCCATGAGGACTGAGCTATTATCTTAAATGTGACAGCTGCTGGTAAATTGCTAGCACGTAAACAAACTGCATTACTTCCACTGGGATGTCGCTTAAAGCTTAGTGGTTTTCCAGCTACCCAGATCTAGGGACAACAACGTATAAGCATTTCTGTAGTAACAAGTTTTCTGTCCCACGGGCCTCTAGAACACAAGGCCACAATTCTGCGAAGGCAGCACCACGAAAGGAAGCACAGCGCCCGCAGAACCTGCCGGACGGACCAAGCCCTTTGAACAGTGACAGAAAAGCTGCCTTCTGGATCAGAGAACAAGCCAATCCGCGGCGATGAAGCAACACCCGAGGGGAGGAACAGTCGCGGCAGAAAACACCCGGCTAAGCACAAGCGACGGCCGATCCCACCTGAGCTCCTGTCCGGCGTCCGGGAGATCTCAGGAGACCTTGGACAGAGCCGGGAGCCCGGCCACCCCCCTCAGCTGCCTCCTCCCCGCGGGCCGGCCCAGGCCGCGGGcagggagcggcggcggcggcggcgcctcgACTCCGCTCGGCTCCGGCTCGGCTCCGCGGACGTGCGGCGGCGCAGGGAGGCGCGGCCAAGCCCCACCCCGGGGCCCCACCGAGGGGCCGccgggcacggcacggcaccgCCCCTCCGGCCTCGCCGCGCCCCCTGCACGCCCCCCTCAGAGCCCGGCCCGGCGGCCGCCACTCACTGCTGCCGTTACGGCCGTTAAAAGCCGTTACAGCCGGTACCGCCGGCACGGCCGCGCGCGAGCCGCCGCTCGCGGCCCTGCTCTCGCGAGAGCGCGGCGGGGCGCGGCCGTCGCCCTGGCAACCGCCGCCCGGGCTGAGGCGCTcggcgggacggggcgggacggggcgggaggcggcggccaGCGCTGGGCTTTTGTGGCATTTCTCGTTTTGTACAGCTCTTGTGGCGAAACAAACTTCGCCTTAAAGATCAcaggatgggggaaaaaaatggaaagagggagaaaaaaaaaaggataaaaaaaaggattttgtgagcccgctgatttcagcaggCACCTTACCGTGCCTGAAAGCTGTAAAGCTAAGCAAGACTGAAGGACTGGAATTGATAATAAAATCTTCATGGAGAATGTTGTGTGCTGGGTGGTGAAAGGGGAGTTGTTTATGCACCTCAGGGATCCTGTATTCATGGAATAAGATAATACGCTGTCTTCAAACCCTAGCTCTCCAATTTCTTAAAACCCACGTAACTTTTGTCCATGCCTATCTCAAACAGATGGGCTGCGTGGACCTGACAAACGTAGATTCCACTAAGGCTGAGCTTTCTTAACATCAACATCGGTCTTTTACCAACTGCTCAAAACACAATAAACTATTAAGGCTGCTAAATCGCATTAGTTAAAGTTGCTCTTAAAATGATTGGGTATTGAGATTAGTcacaaaagcacacaaaaacatGACATGACGGGGAACTGGTGTTTCCCTAAAATTCCATAACAtggtctttttatttatttattttttgtttgtttatttatttatctatttgtttCATGTTGAATAGGTGGATACCCAAGCTATGAGGACCTGCTGGGGCCGGGGTCCTTTAGCGTTGTGTTGCGCTGGATTGGGACATCGCTAGGGGTTACTTTGCCTGGGGATGCAGCGTGCTGTACGTTTCTCACTGCATCCGTCTCGATCGAGCTGACTTTGCTGGATCGGGGTTCAGCTGTGGCAATGGAGTTGGTGTTCTAACTCCTGCTTGATCAGGTGAGAAGTCGGTTCAAGATCTCTGATGGTTTTTTGGATTTCTTCTCATTCCCTAATTTATATGAATTGTGGGTTGCTGGAAGTATTGTAGCTACAAACATCGAAAGGTGAGGATGAGCTGCAGTGCAACGAATTAGAAAAAGCACCCTGAGATGCTCAGGGACAGCTGCAGACAAGTGCCCAACATGCTTCAGAGCAAGCTCTTCACTCCTCAGCACCGTTTGCCCGCCTGAGCAGCACCTTTGTGCTTCGCCAGCCTTTATTCCCCCACGACTAAACCGCCACGGGGCGTTCACAACTGCAGACTGTCAGAAGAAAGCCCCCATCCAGCGTTCTCGGGGGGGGGAATTATTTTAGGAAAGCCACGCTGCGTGTCCCGAGCGGTGAATGGGGCCGCCTCTCAGCACAGCGCCCGGTGCTCGGGGCGGGGGCGGTCGCGGCCGCGCCCCGTCAGCGTCGCCTCTCCGTGGTAACGGCCCGGCCGTTgggcgcggggccgcggggccgcctCGCCGTGAGGAGCCGGGGACATGGCCCCGGTGCTGCCGTGGCCCTGAGGCAGGATGGAAAGGGACGGGGCGCGGCGTTGCGCTGCGGGGAGAGGCAAAGCCGGTGTTGTCTGCGAAAAACACGCGGTGAGATCGCGGCTGTCGGCCCGCTTCGTGCAGCCGGCGTGCTGCCACCCCTACTGCGCCTTCCCGCTGAACAAAAGGGAGCTGTGCGTCTGGAGCACGGCCGGACAGGTAACAGCACAGGGTGGGAGAGGGAATCCCCAGGGCAGCAGTGAGAAAAAGGCGTGGGTCGGGAGACACAGGTTAATGTGAAAAGGAAAGAGTATGAATAAtgcaatgaaaaacaatttcccACCACTTCCTACAAACAGACCGATTTCCAGCCACCCTCTGAGCAATCGCCACCATAGAAGACAACCCCTAACACCATCTTCTCACACTCCAGTTCTGTTGCAGAGCCTGATGTCACtggtatgggatatccctttggccagctcGAGTCACCTGTCCCAGCTGCGTCAGCTCCCAGCTTCTTGCCTGCTCACAGACAGCTTGCTGGAtgctgtggggacaggctggCAAAATGAGAAAGCCTTGAAAGCACTGTTCAGCAGCAGTTAAAATGTTGTGTATTGTCGTCACTAGTTTGGTCACAAAATCCAGAATGGCACCATACAAACTAGTGTGAGGGATGTTTACTTggtcccagccagacccagtgcAGCTATATTGTAATTTATTAAGTGATTTTggagcaataaagaaaaatgagtttggAACAATTTTGTTAATTGCTCAAACATTATCCGTTTATAATTTTGCACTGTTTGTAATGTTAATTTGAAGTGACTCATTTAACTCTTCTTTATGTACGTTTGTCAGCCACTACATTTGTTAGGACATCAGCACTCGGTTTCTGCACTGTCGTTTGGAAATAAATCCGAGccacttcttctctgctctgcttcccgTGAGTGCGTGATCGTGTGGAATCTGGCTGAATGTGCGCAGAAAGAGCAAGAAGGTAGAGTATCAGCTACCTACCCACCACAGGGGCAGCGCGGCACAGCCGGGAACTGGCCGTGGTCCTGGCCATGGAGctgggcactgctcagcagctggtGGGCCGCTGGGAGCCTGGTACAGCTGGGGAAAAACGAgtaagcagcagcaacaacagagACCTCGGTGTATAGACCTGTCAGAGAAAACTCAGAGAAGCACTGTGAAGACAGGTTTTACCACTGTGCCACAAAAGGGACACTGACATTATAAGCATGCCAGCACTGCTTAACTAAGCATGCAATGACAAAATCACTAAATGCTAACTTTTCTAGAATATGTGCAGAACTAGTGTGCTCCATCTTGCTTTGTCTGgtccttcctctcctgcctctgaAACActgttgtgtgtatgtgtgtgtgaaagagAGACGTGCAAGTATCTGATCTAGGAGGGGAGTGCATGAGTGAAGTATGGTGAGAAGTCACAAAAAATGCGCATGTTCTAATGTCCTGAACACCAGTGAGGGTTGGAGCCTCAACAGATGGAGTTTGATTCTAGGAAGCAGTGCTAACTCCACTTTGAGCTTAAATTGACTGGGAAGTAGAGGAATAacaaaagagaatgaaagagaTCAAGACCCCCAAAGtccaaaaaaatattaatatagtGTGAGAGTTGGGAATCATTATGGACCTCTTTTGGAGCCTCTATTGTGAAAGAGTGGTGTGGTGTTGTCCATCACTACTAAAAATTTCATAGATTTGCCTATGATTAAATGTGTGGGAGTAGTGTCTTGTACTCTGATCCACACTGAATTCTAcatattatgaaaataaatgttgtaaAGAAATATCAACATTTGAAGTACTTTAGTAATACCTGTCATCACTACATCTGAATCCATATAAGTGTAACACAGAGAATCAAAGCACAATTCAGGGAGTGGGCGTGAAATGGGACTAAGAAttatggggaaaacaaaaatggaagatAGGTATAGGCAGCAAAAGGCAGACAGTATGGGTAGTTTTAATACAAAGACATCTGAGAGCGAGATTCAATGCTGCTAGACTTCCTTCTTCCCCTGTTCTCTATCCACAGGCTCTTCAGCAGAAGCTGTATAGTCTTTGTCACCACAGACTGTACTCTCTGCACAATTTTGGCCTACTTTTTCTTGccatatttttaacaaatatatCAAGGTAGTTAAGGAATTCTTTGTGTGATCCATCTCTCCATTCTGATAGACCTTGACACATTAATCTGCTGTAAAAGACTCCACAGCATTTGGGGTAAAAACAAGAAATGGACAATCTATAGCTGTTGTGACTCTTCTAGTTAATCTTCTGCCTATGAAATCCTAAAATTTAACAAGATATCCAAAGCCTCTTCACATCGTTAAAAGTAGCATCATAAAGTACAAATCTGTAAAAGCCAACCTGCTAGAACCACTGAGATGGTTGATTTTGTGTTCAATTGTCTTCAATTTTGTGTTGAAGAGAGGGATGAAACATGAACCTGTTCTCAAAGCTATCATCAAACTGCTTATCTTCATCATCAAACTGCTATGATTTTTAGTGACATACCCCCTCCTTTAACCCTTTCCCACTGAGGAATTAAAATCAAGATAAGGAAAGTCCCCCTTGCTTAGTGGCTGAGTGGCTGAAATACTCAcccagaagaaatatttttcaaacctCTGTTCTGCTGGGCTTGAATCAGGATTCCTTACCTCCAAAATGAACATGTCACTACTGGGTTCTCTGGGCTCATCACCCTACTCCAAAAATCCTGTCCGTGGcagttttcaatgaaaatataatttgatCAGCACACTTATTATTAGTATCTCAGAGAGCACCAGATATTGTCTAGGCAACGAGGCAGATGGAGAAATCCTGGTGCATAGTtttgtgctttgctttccaATAGCCtgggattggactagatgatctttaaaggtcccttccaaactgtTTTACAAGTCTCTGATTATTAAACTCTGTTATTTTGTACATCTTCCTGACAGATGCTGGC
Proteins encoded in this region:
- the C3H6orf120 gene encoding UPF0669 protein C6orf120 homolog, with product MAARWRRVLVIFVAAQVLFVAKTFEEEDVPEEWLLLHVVQGQIGAGNYSYLRLNHEGKIVLQMQSLKGDADLYVSDITLHPSFDEYELQSVTCGQDVVHVPAHFRRPVGIGIYGHPSHLESEFEMKVYYDRTVVQYPFGEASYNPEEMEANQKYSHTTEDESQDEESVFWTILIGILKLILEILF